A window of the Juglans microcarpa x Juglans regia isolate MS1-56 chromosome 5D, Jm3101_v1.0, whole genome shotgun sequence genome harbors these coding sequences:
- the LOC121264708 gene encoding uncharacterized protein LOC121264708 gives MAQKHLHELLEEDQEPFLLKNYIADRRCRLKGPSPKTQLQAVKKRKSISKTPSFPGSFCKNACFLSFHDSPDLRKSPLFEFSSPAKSPCRSPNAIFLHIPAKTAAILLEASLRIQKQSSASKSKTQNKNHGFGLFGSIVKRLTHWGRNREIEGDRINVSVKDILKWDSSVCRTSNENLKRMHKKTVAMEEKSASDKSASETTYSCSCNGRPSSAIWSESNEERSLDLDFSSSSQSVDSEVIELLTKRREDADFSCCDKQFCESPFRFVLQRSPSLGRRTPEFTSPAVSLVVTKESLGIEVNNQEL, from the exons ATGGCTCAAAAGCACTTACACGAGCTCCTGGAAGAAGACCAAGAGCCATTCCTTCTCAAGAACTACATTGCTGACAGACGCTGCCGGCTCAAAGGGCCTTCACCCAAGACCCAGTTACAAGCTGTCAAGAAACGAAAATCCATATCCAAAACGCCGAGCTTTCCTGGAAGCTTCTGCAAAAACGCTTGCTTTCTCTCCTTCCACGACTCCCCGGACCTCAGGAAATCTCCACTCTTCGAATTTTCATCTCCGGCCAAGAGCCCTTGTAGAAGCCCAAATGCCATTTTCCTCCACATTCCTGCCAAAACGGCAGCTATTCTTCTTGAAGCTTCTCTGAGAATTCAGAAACAGTCATCAGCTTCAAAAtccaaaacccaaaacaaaaaccatgGATTTGGTTTATTTGGGTCAATAGTAAAGAGACTGACCCATTGGGGCAGAAATCGCGAGATTGAAGGCGATAGAATTAACGTCTCAGTGAAGGACATTCTGAAATGGGATTCATCAGTTTGCCGAACTTCCAACGAAAACCTGAAAAGAATGCACAAAAAAACAGTGGCCATGGAGGAAAAAAGTGCTTCCGATAAAAGTGCCAGTGAGACAACCTATTCTTGTTCTTGTAATGGTAGGCCTAGTAGTGCGATTTGGTCAGAAAGTAACGAGGAAAGGTCTTTGGACCTCGATTTCTCAAGTAGTAGCCAATCCGTGGACTCTGAAGTCATTGAATTGTTAACCAAACGGAGAGAAGATGCAGATTTCTCTTGCTGCGACAAACAATTTTGCGAAAGCCCTTTCCGTTTCGTGCTCCAAAGAAGTCCATCGCTCGGTCGTCGGACCCCGGAGTTCACGTCACCTGCGGTATCCCTAGTCGTCACAAAAGAGAg CTTGGGGATAGAAGTCAACAACCAAGAATTATGA